Below is a genomic region from Culicoides brevitarsis isolate CSIRO-B50_1 chromosome 2, AGI_CSIRO_Cbre_v1, whole genome shotgun sequence.
aTTTGGAAAAGGTTCTTATCTACTCAatgtttccaatttttttcaaactattggcgccaaaaatttgaaaaatgatcaaaaaacacaaaaaatatattttcagaaaataaaaatcattcaaagaattttcaattgagTTTCTCTCCTTATTCAAAAGTTAAGTGTAAGCTTAAgcaaaagtcaattaagttagacttaagtaaaaatttattgacctaatttatattttccccgaaattgtttgaaaattcaaaaaaatattttaatttttatttaatttaaattttttaacttcgcataaaattttttagccttggattgaaatttatatttttctaaaatttaagatttttcattaaaattgatctgttagaaaaaattttattatttttaacttttttatgctttttttgacttaattttgtaagatagattttaattaggattaagtcaacttaatttAGATGATTTAGCTTAAGTTTTCTTAAGTTacattaagtcaaaagtcttaagtaataaaaaatttaaaccttttTGACTCTgttggaataaaaattatttttttttataaataaaggtCCAAACAGTCCGTTACTGCGCCAAAATTGCCAAAGCCCGAGGACTTATTTCCGACACAAATCCCGACGTAAATGCCAGCGAAGGTAAGCGTTTCCCATTACATGCCACAAAACCgttgaaaaaagttacaagGTTGTCATTTCACGATGAAATATGATGCCAAGTGCCaagttttacttcaaaaaacaaggacaaggcgtctccattgaaCAAGAGAACACTTCACACCGAGCTGTGTCAAGTACCCATTTCCTTCATTTCACGCTACACGCTTCAAATCGATTACCATTCTTCCTCGTTCAAAACATCCccgaatcgatttttttttccttgcctTTCAATTAGTCGTTATTCCTCTTTTACGACGTTTTTTCCGTAATAAATGcacttaattcattttttattaatgtcgCGCAGATTTTACATCGCCCGTCTACACAATTTCCTCACGTACGATGCCATCAATCGATACGATATCGACAACCGCAAGTAACAGAGAACTCACAAGTCGAAGTAGTTTAAATATTGATAGTGCTAATAATAACATGGAAAAGTCAGGTaatgagacattttttttttttaaaaaaatatgaaacaaaatcaaattcagtcacgaatgttttttttatcattttttttttttgttcagcaGATGGTCTCCCGACATATGAAGAAGCGTTGCGGATAATGATGACTCCCACGTGTCCCGTCATGGAATCGGCAAACTGTAACAGCCAAAATAGTCAGAAATGTGTAGCATGAATGGAATTTCGtacaaattgattaatttgaaTTGTCTCGAGAATGGCAATCAAAATTATTGCCAGAGaactgataaaatatttacctacaTATCGATATGTgatacagacaaaaaaaaatattgtacttGAGAGTATTATTATAgatactttttataaaaattagtagAGATAGCAGATAGGGAACACCtctatgaataaataaataaatatttttgttaattatttaattggagtgtgctgttttatttattcatcgtTTATTGATATCTTTTTACTTgattagataattttatttttttttcattctgcaGTTTGTGgaagttttcatattttacaaggaattattatttgtttattaaatgaaCTGAGAATAtgaagtttttattatatttacttaggtaggtattttttttaaattattttattttaatttcttgaaatttttatcagaattgtttttttagagtgattttcatttttcacttttatgaggtttgtaaaatttatcaaaaatatttcggtttttcatttaattttacttaaatttttaaaattggctccttttttattataaagttatcattgaaaaataataaatataaattaacgaAGATATAGActgaaaattggttaaaaattaattttattcacctAAGACGACtgaataaaatacaataattttattttttgtatatctatggttaaaaaaagtttttgaaaaattttcttataaatagttttgataaaatatttgaaacattttttgaaacataaattgtattggttaaaaatttaaaaaaattgaaaacagctcaacttttgaaaatttaaccagatttttcggaaattttagtatttttaattattatttgtttaattttaatttataattatttatttaaaattttatttaatttattcattttataattatttataggGCCCACATAccctgtgaaaatttttcaaaatccagTGTTCAAGCccattttaaagtttcaaaaataaaaaaaaaagtttttttttactccaaaAAGCTTCAATTTTAGCCACTTCGTGATTTTtagcttaatttaaaaattttagccctattttttaatttttaaaattttcaattttatatttccatttttgtcgtaaattccgtaatttacaaaaaataaattaaaaattgaaaaatttttgacatttttgggaattttttgattaaaaaatcataaagtgtAATTGAATATACCAAAGAATAGgtaaatttgcctaaaaaagacgttttgtataaaatacacgagaaaaaattttgtgaccaaaataattttttttttcaaaaattttaattttgtaagattttgttttattttttccctaatttctaattttgagcttttaaaaaaaaaatatttgaattttaaataaatttaattttttaattctttttttgaaattatttaagttttttaaatattttttttgaaaaaaattaagaaaattttaaaaaattctattttgaaattttaaaaatttgatttaaatcttaaaattagaaaaattaaaaattaataattttttcgcattttaaaattattaatttttttctcatttgtcatttaaattttagtagaaaattaaatttttcaaattttaatgaaaaaattttgatttctgatattttgttttgatttttatttaagaattgaacaaattaattaaaagtttttaattttttttaattcttaaaatactGCTTCTTAccgttatatttttcaaaaaatccgtATCACAATGAAACTAACGGTAAACGGAACGTTATCGATAAAAATCAGCTGACTTGTCAAACAAACGATATTTCCGCAATAATCATCACAAAAATGGACTTGGAAATATCTGAACAAGCTTTGCTCGGTTTACAGCAACTTTATTCCACAATTTCGCCTGAAGTGAGCAAAAAAGTCATTTACAACTCAGTAAAACAAGCTTTAACCACCAAACCTTGTaagattttcacatttttccaacaaaaaacttcaattaaaattaatttcttttagacATTCCATACAAACAAGATCTATACGCCTCCTGTCCCGATCGCATCAAACAAGCCGAAGTCTGCGTTCTCGTACTTTTCTTCCAAGCTGTTCGCAAATCCGCCAGTATTGAAGATGTTCGGAGTTATTTGACAggaaaatcagtaaaaaatgaattaattgacGAGCTCGTGGTCACTTACAAACTCCACAAAGAcgaatttcgtcaaaaatccttAACTTTTGCGCCGAATTTCCTGCCTTACGTGAATGATGTGGCTTGGCGGTTGGATTGTGATGTCGCCAGTAGTTCTTTGTCGAAGCCCGGGGACATTAACTACAAAATTCAGTTCTTGGGAACGAATTCCAGTAGCAAGGAGGAAGTTGTAACCGAGTTCACATGCAATCCAGAAGAGCTTCAAGCGTTAATTAATAAGTTGAAGGAGATCGAGAGAAGCTGTCGTCGCGTGGCatcgaacaaaatttaaaatttttcacaatttttttattcaatatatatttttcactaGAATACAACAGAtttcaatcaataaattagTCGTCGTCGATCAGTCCGCGAATTTGCGTAATGTCTGGGAAGATATTCGACACAATTACGCCCCGAAATTCCTCGGGATTCTCATCCAAGTCGGCAGATTTGTTGCCCGTTATCACCACACATCCATGCAAATTGTCGAATTTCATGCCTAATCCGCGAAAACGCTCATCGACCTTGAATAATTTCCCGTTTGAGTACGAATAAAAGGGTTTCCCGCTGAAGCAATTCATGAAATCCGCCCAATATCCGTTCATCCGAATGCGCGAACAAATTTCCCTGGCAGCAAGTACGAAATTTCTCGCTGCCGTTTCCGTATCTTGTGTCGATTTCAGCGAAATCAAAGTTAAAGGTTCAGGTCCCACGACTTCTGGCGCTGGAAATAGCTCGACGAGagattttttcagcaaaaccGGACACGTCGTCGAACTAATGTGCAGCTTTTTGGGGTCTTTATTGGTGAAATCCACCAATTCTGCGAGGCAGTCTCTCGGTGCAGGAATTATGGATGCATTTGACTGGTATGCGGGTCCACAGAGATTTGGCAGGTAAAATCTGTTGCTCTTGGGTG
It encodes:
- the LOC134831354 gene encoding uncharacterized protein LOC134831354 isoform X2 — encoded protein: MDDLEDVAWIVWCALLSALLFYILVQTVRYCAKIAKARGLISDTNPDVNASEDFTSPVYTISSRTMPSIDTISTTASNRELTSRSSLNIDSANNNMEKSDGLPTYEEALRIMMTPTCPVMESANCNSQNSQKCVA
- the LOC134831354 gene encoding uncharacterized protein LOC134831354 isoform X1; amino-acid sequence: MDDLEDVAWIVWCALLSALLFYILVQTVRYCAKIAKARGLISDTNPDVNASEDFTSPVYTISSRTMPSIDTISTTASNRELTSRSSLNIDSANNNMEKSADGLPTYEEALRIMMTPTCPVMESANCNSQNSQKCVA
- the LOC134829599 gene encoding COMM domain-containing protein 3 yields the protein MDLEISEQALLGLQQLYSTISPEVSKKVIYNSVKQALTTKPYIPYKQDLYASCPDRIKQAEVCVLVLFFQAVRKSASIEDVRSYLTGKSVKNELIDELVVTYKLHKDEFRQKSLTFAPNFLPYVNDVAWRLDCDVASSSLSKPGDINYKIQFLGTNSSSKEEVVTEFTCNPEELQALINKLKEIERSCRRVASNKI
- the LOC134829598 gene encoding uncharacterized protein LOC134829598, whose protein sequence is MSICVKNLGLIEKQLFKSFQFRAVAYYSRRNNSKSSESPYKYVRRSKDLGVEESHEHVEGGANWELLAPKSNRFYLPNLCGPAYQSNASIIPAPRDCLAELVDFTNKDPKKLHISSTTCPVLLKKSLVELFPAPEVVGPEPLTLISLKSTQDTETAARNFVLAAREICSRIRMNGYWADFMNCFSGKPFYSYSNGKLFKVDERFRGLGMKFDNLHGCVVITGNKSADLDENPEEFRGVIVSNIFPDITQIRGLIDDD